From the Marivivens sp. LCG002 genome, the window GACACGGGGTTCCAGACGGTCGAGTATGTCTCATCCGCGCTGGTCGATCTTGCGTTCCACAATGGCGCGGCCCCCGCCGATCCGATGCAGAAACAGGCCGAAGTGCTCGAAGACATCGGGATGCCGCGTGCGATCCGTATGCGCCACGCCACTCCCCATTTCGCCCATGTGTTTGCGGGGGACGGATATTCGAGCGGGTATTACAGCTATATGTGGTCCGAGGTGATGGACGCCGACGCTTTTGCCGCTTTCGAAGAGGCGGGGGATCCTTTCGATCCCGCGCTTGCCGCGAAGCTGGAGGAGTTCATTCTCTCCAAGGGCGGCTCGCAGGATGCGGCCGAGCTTTACACACAATTCCGCGGGCGGCTTCCTGGTGTCGACGCGCTTCTCAAAGGGCGGGGGTTGCTCGACGCAGCCTGATCAGCGGCGATCGTCGTCGGGGTGGCGTTCCACCCCGATGGGGTCCTTGTGGATCATGACGTCCGCGCTTGGATAGGTGCTCACGATCTTGCGCCTAAGCGCCGCGCCGATAGCATGGGCGTCATCAAGGCTCTGGCTACCGTCAAGTTCGATGTGCATGTTCACAAAGACGCGGCTGCCCGCTTGTCGTGTCCTGAGGTCGTGAAACCCGTGCACGCCCGGAAAATCGTCGGTGATCTTGCCGATCCCGTCGATCATTTCCTCGTCGGCGGCGCGGTCCATCAGAGCATCCCAAGCTGTTTTGCCGATCTTGAAGGAGCCCGCAAACATCAGCGCGGCGGCCATAAGGGCCACAATGCTGTCGATGGTCCCGAGCCCGAAGCGGGACGAGACCCAGAGCGCGACAATCGCCCCCACATTCGGAACGAGATCGCCCACATAATGGAGCGAGTCAGCCGCAACGACCTTGTTGCCTGTTTTGCGCGCCACGAACCGTTGCCACAGCACCAAGCCAAAGGTGAGGAGGATCGAAAACACCATGACGGTGATCCCCGCGCCTTCGTCCGAAAGCGCACCTGCCTCGCCCGAAAGGAGCCGTTTGACCGCCACATAGGTGATCCAGCTCGCCGATCCCGCAA encodes:
- a CDS encoding cation diffusion facilitator family transporter, with protein sequence MSQAHHTRLNMSAGMFSVAVALILVFAKLWALSLTGSVAIAATLADSALDLMMSIGGLIAIRYAAKPADEDHAFGHTSAEDLAALAQSLFIAGSASWITYVAVKRLLSGEAGALSDEGAGITVMVFSILLTFGLVLWQRFVARKTGNKVVAADSLHYVGDLVPNVGAIVALWVSSRFGLGTIDSIVALMAAALMFAGSFKIGKTAWDALMDRAADEEMIDGIGKITDDFPGVHGFHDLRTRQAGSRVFVNMHIELDGSQSLDDAHAIGAALRRKIVSTYPSADVMIHKDPIGVERHPDDDRR